In the genome of Acidobacteriota bacterium, one region contains:
- a CDS encoding CYTH domain-containing protein, which translates to MRLPTPPAAKPSSRSCAPVLPRASGRASANWSPASASNAPATKAASRLHSPPGLWRNSRHRAGKRRCCVCRSWSLPEEIELKFPLAGPRALRARLRRLGFRVSRPRTRETNWLFDDARHSLRAAGKLLRLRRAGPRWLLTAKGPRQPGVLKRRAESQTGVDDGSACRALLELVGWRVVGSYTVVRTLLRKPGEAGEIAWDETPLGPYLEIEGSARWVRHTAAALGLDPRAAEPRSYLELLIARPPKARRSTARRG; encoded by the coding sequence ATGAGGCTGCCGACGCCTCCGGCCGCGAAGCCATCGAGCAGATCCTGCGCGCCCGTCCTGCCGAGGGCGTCTGGCCGCGCGTCCGCGAACTGGTCGCCCGCCTCGGCCTCGAACGCGCCCGCCACGAAAGCCGCGAGCAGGCTGCACTCGCCGCCCGGGCTCTGGAGGAATTCCCGGCATCGCGCTGGAAAGAGGCGCTGCTGCGTCTGCCGGAGCTGGTCATTGCCCGAAGAAATTGAGCTGAAGTTTCCCCTCGCCGGGCCTCGCGCCCTACGCGCCCGCCTGCGCCGGCTCGGCTTCCGCGTCTCCCGTCCACGCACCCGCGAAACCAACTGGCTCTTCGATGACGCCCGTCACTCCCTGCGTGCCGCCGGCAAGCTGCTGCGCTTGCGCCGCGCTGGCCCCCGCTGGCTGCTCACCGCCAAAGGCCCCCGCCAGCCGGGCGTGCTCAAGCGCCGCGCCGAATCCCAAACCGGGGTCGACGATGGCTCGGCCTGCCGCGCTCTGCTCGAGCTCGTGGGCTGGCGCGTGGTCGGCAGCTATACCGTCGTCCGCACACTCCTGCGCAAACCGGGCGAGGCGGGCGAGATCGCCTGGGATGAAACCCCGCTCGGCCCGTATCTGGAAATCGAGGGCTCGGCCCGTTGGGTACGTCACACCGCCGCCGCCCTCGGTCTCGATCCCCGCGCCGCCGAGCCCCGCTCCTACCTCGAGCTGCTTATTGCTCGTCCGCCGAAGGCCCGTAGATCGACGGCACGGCGAGGTTGA
- a CDS encoding polyprenyl synthetase family protein has protein sequence MQPALTDSEAVTAADVLSLVRDDLALVERELREGAACAVEAVTAIGQHLQASGGKRIRAGLVLLAARLSDCPEQPRVRLAAIVEMIHAATLIHDDVIDESPLRRGRPSANAQWGNQRSVLAGDWLYMQAFRLALGERNFAILDALIALTQQMVEGELLQLEMLGRVVTAAEHLDLIERKTARLFAVASQLGALAAGAGAGAVEQLGRFGRHLGLAFQMVDDILDFSAAAEVLGKPVANDLREGKMTLPAIYAYEAADASGREAIEQILRARPAEGVWPRVRELVARLGLERARHESREQAALAARALEEFPASRWKEALLRLPELVIARRN, from the coding sequence ATGCAACCGGCGCTCACCGATTCCGAAGCCGTCACCGCCGCTGACGTACTGAGTCTGGTCCGCGACGACCTCGCCTTAGTCGAGCGCGAGCTGCGCGAGGGCGCCGCCTGCGCGGTTGAGGCGGTTACCGCTATCGGCCAGCACCTGCAGGCGAGCGGCGGCAAACGCATCCGCGCCGGGCTGGTGCTGCTGGCCGCGCGGCTGAGCGATTGCCCCGAGCAGCCGCGCGTGCGCCTGGCCGCGATTGTGGAGATGATCCACGCCGCCACGCTCATTCACGACGATGTTATCGACGAGTCCCCGCTCCGCCGCGGCCGCCCCTCGGCCAATGCGCAGTGGGGCAATCAGCGCTCGGTGCTCGCCGGCGACTGGCTCTACATGCAGGCCTTCCGCCTCGCCCTGGGCGAACGCAACTTCGCCATTCTCGACGCTCTCATTGCTCTCACGCAACAGATGGTCGAAGGCGAGTTGCTGCAACTGGAAATGCTGGGCCGCGTCGTGACCGCCGCCGAGCATCTGGATCTGATCGAGCGCAAAACCGCCCGCCTGTTTGCCGTCGCCTCGCAGTTGGGCGCGCTCGCTGCCGGCGCCGGCGCCGGCGCCGTCGAGCAGCTCGGCCGCTTCGGCCGTCATCTAGGCTTGGCGTTCCAGATGGTCGATGACATTCTCGACTTCAGCGCCGCCGCAGAAGTTTTGGGCAAGCCGGTCGCCAACGATCTGCGCGAAGGCAAAATGACGCTGCCGGCGATTTACGCCTATGAGGCTGCCGACGCCTCCGGCCGCGAAGCCATCGAGCAGATCCTGCGCGCCCGTCCTGCCGAGGGCGTCTGGCCGCGCGTCCGCGAACTGGTCGCCCGCCTCGGCCTCGAACGCGCCCGCCACGAAAGCCGCGAGCAGGCTGCACTCGCCGCCCGGGCTCTGGAGGAATTCCCGGCATCGCGCTGGAAAGAGGCGCTGCTGCGTCTGCCGGAGCTGGTCATTGCCCGAAGAAATTGA
- a CDS encoding PIN domain nuclease, translating to MILVDTSIWIELQRPGQTLKLPGRLQVRLATCGPVIQEVLQGESLARSLTSFRSALLALPRYGDPLPLELFLRAAERYQWGRARGLTIRSSVDCLIAAIALAHQLPVWHQDRDFDAIARFTPLRVISGLRRAW from the coding sequence ATGATTCTGGTCGACACCTCGATCTGGATTGAGCTGCAGCGGCCGGGGCAGACGCTGAAGCTGCCCGGGCGGCTGCAGGTGCGGTTGGCGACCTGCGGACCAGTCATCCAGGAAGTATTGCAAGGAGAATCGCTGGCGCGGAGTCTGACCTCATTCCGGAGCGCGCTGCTGGCGCTGCCGCGCTACGGCGATCCGCTCCCCCTGGAGCTGTTTCTGCGTGCGGCCGAGCGGTACCAATGGGGGCGGGCGCGCGGCTTGACCATCCGCTCGTCGGTGGATTGTCTGATTGCCGCCATCGCGCTCGCGCATCAGCTTCCGGTGTGGCACCAGGACCGCGACTTCGACGCCATAGCCCGGTTCACGCCGTTGCGCGTCATCTCGGGCCTGCGGCGCGCGTGGTAA
- the secA gene encoding preprotein translocase subunit SecA, which produces MPSIVAKVFGTKNEREVSRLNPQVGEINDLEAAMQALSDEEMRAKTAEFRALIRERVEQAPDDPKEKEAAEKAALDELLAPAFALVREAGRRVLQMRHFDVQLIGGMVLHHGKIAEMKTGEGKTLVATLPVYLNALAGHGVHVVTVNDYLARRDSEWMGRLYTFLGLTVGVISHDLDDAERKAAYAADITYGTNNEFGFDYLRDNMKFDVADCVQRGHHFGIVDEVDSILIDEARTPLIISGPSEESTEKYYRIDRIIPSLKRGDPPGDNDKPATGDFFLDEKQRTATLTEEGVAKCEEALGVENMYDIANMELIHHVYQALRAHTLYKRDVDYVVKEDKNDENGQIEKQVIIVDEFTGRLMPGRRWSDGLHQAVEAKEGVKIQRENQTLATITFQNYFRMYKKLAGMTGTAETEANEFHSTYKLDLTVIPTNKPLIRKEFPDVVYRTEREKFNAVVDEIADCAGRKQPVLVGTISVEKSERVADLLRKKKIAHVVLNAKHHEKEAEIVAQAGRMGAVTIATNMAGRGTDILLGGNPETLARAALLKKGINYDELAAEERAAALIPYKAETDREHDEVVALGGLHIIGTERHESRRIDNQLRGRAGRQGDPGSSRFYLSLEDDLLRIFGGEKISGLMLRLGMEEGTPIESKLITKRIAAAQEQVEAQHFDSRKHLLEYDDVMNKQREAIYGMRHDLLAGLDQKDFLLGVADGLIEGYLTQYCGKDVHPDNWNVASLRTAVKEQFGVDFQDDKDGFDINQLAHDELHRALMGLIETKYNEKEELIGAPQLRHFERLVMLQILDNLWKDNLLAMDHLKEGIGLRGYGQRDPLIEYKKESFDMFQDLMDRIENDSLRTICTARIQTREEQEAEMAARRDAEAQALRDYEREMERRKKKQARELRFSGGDDSGGTAVATVVRNDDKVGRNDPCPCGSGKKYKKCHGVA; this is translated from the coding sequence ATGCCCTCGATTGTTGCCAAGGTTTTTGGAACTAAAAACGAGCGCGAAGTCTCGCGCCTGAACCCGCAGGTCGGGGAGATCAATGACCTGGAAGCGGCCATGCAGGCCCTCAGTGATGAGGAGATGCGGGCCAAGACGGCGGAGTTCCGGGCGCTGATCCGGGAGCGGGTGGAGCAGGCGCCGGACGATCCCAAGGAAAAAGAAGCGGCCGAGAAGGCGGCGCTCGACGAGTTGCTGGCGCCGGCGTTCGCGCTGGTGCGCGAAGCCGGACGGCGCGTCTTGCAGATGCGGCACTTTGATGTGCAGTTGATCGGCGGGATGGTGCTGCACCACGGCAAGATCGCGGAAATGAAAACCGGCGAAGGCAAGACGCTGGTGGCCACGCTGCCGGTGTACCTGAACGCGCTGGCCGGCCATGGCGTGCATGTGGTGACCGTCAACGACTATCTGGCGCGGCGCGACTCGGAATGGATGGGCCGGCTGTATACCTTTTTAGGACTGACGGTGGGCGTCATCAGCCACGATCTGGACGATGCGGAGCGCAAGGCCGCTTACGCCGCCGACATCACCTACGGCACCAACAACGAGTTCGGCTTTGATTACTTGCGGGACAACATGAAGTTCGATGTGGCCGACTGCGTGCAGCGCGGCCACCACTTCGGCATCGTCGATGAAGTGGACTCGATCCTGATCGACGAGGCGCGCACGCCGCTGATCATCTCGGGGCCGTCAGAAGAATCCACGGAGAAGTACTACCGCATTGACCGCATCATCCCCAGCCTGAAGCGCGGCGATCCGCCGGGCGATAACGACAAGCCCGCGACCGGCGATTTCTTCCTCGACGAAAAGCAGCGCACGGCGACGCTCACCGAAGAGGGCGTGGCGAAGTGCGAAGAGGCGCTGGGCGTCGAGAACATGTACGACATCGCCAACATGGAACTCATCCACCATGTCTACCAGGCGCTGCGGGCGCATACGCTCTACAAACGCGACGTGGACTACGTCGTCAAAGAGGACAAGAACGACGAGAACGGCCAGATCGAAAAGCAGGTCATCATCGTGGACGAGTTTACCGGCCGGCTGATGCCGGGGCGGCGCTGGTCGGATGGACTGCACCAGGCGGTCGAGGCCAAAGAAGGTGTCAAGATCCAGCGCGAGAACCAGACGCTGGCGACCATCACCTTCCAGAACTATTTCCGCATGTACAAGAAGCTCGCCGGCATGACGGGCACGGCGGAAACCGAAGCCAACGAATTTCACTCGACCTACAAGCTCGACCTCACCGTCATCCCGACCAACAAGCCGCTGATCCGCAAAGAATTTCCGGATGTGGTGTACCGGACGGAGCGGGAAAAATTCAACGCCGTGGTCGATGAAATTGCCGACTGCGCCGGACGCAAGCAGCCGGTGCTGGTGGGCACGATCTCGGTCGAGAAATCCGAGCGCGTCGCCGACCTGTTGCGAAAGAAGAAGATTGCGCATGTCGTGCTGAACGCCAAGCACCACGAGAAGGAAGCCGAAATCGTGGCCCAGGCAGGGCGCATGGGGGCAGTGACGATTGCCACCAACATGGCCGGCCGCGGCACCGATATTCTGCTGGGCGGCAATCCGGAAACGCTGGCGCGCGCGGCGCTGCTCAAAAAGGGCATCAACTACGACGAGCTGGCGGCGGAGGAGCGCGCGGCGGCGCTCATCCCCTATAAAGCCGAGACCGACCGCGAGCACGATGAAGTGGTTGCCCTGGGCGGGCTGCACATCATCGGCACCGAGCGGCACGAATCGCGGCGCATTGACAACCAGTTGCGCGGGCGCGCGGGGCGGCAGGGCGATCCGGGTTCATCGCGCTTTTATCTGTCGCTGGAAGACGATCTGCTGCGCATTTTCGGGGGCGAGAAGATTTCCGGGCTGATGCTGCGGCTGGGCATGGAAGAGGGCACGCCCATCGAGAGCAAGCTGATCACCAAGCGCATCGCCGCGGCGCAGGAGCAGGTGGAGGCGCAGCACTTCGACAGCCGCAAGCATTTGCTCGAGTATGACGATGTGATGAACAAGCAGCGCGAGGCCATCTACGGCATGCGCCACGATCTGCTCGCCGGACTCGATCAGAAAGACTTTTTGCTGGGCGTGGCCGATGGCCTCATCGAAGGCTATCTCACGCAGTACTGCGGCAAAGACGTGCATCCCGACAACTGGAACGTAGCGTCGCTGCGCACCGCAGTCAAGGAGCAGTTCGGCGTTGATTTTCAGGACGACAAGGACGGCTTCGACATCAATCAGCTCGCGCACGATGAGCTGCACCGGGCGCTGATGGGACTGATCGAGACGAAGTACAACGAGAAGGAAGAGCTGATTGGCGCGCCGCAGCTTCGCCATTTCGAACGGCTGGTGATGCTGCAGATTCTCGACAACCTGTGGAAAGACAACCTGTTGGCGATGGATCACCTGAAGGAAGGCATCGGCCTGCGGGGCTACGGGCAGCGCGATCCGCTGATCGAGTACAAGAAAGAATCGTTCGACATGTTCCAGGATTTGATGGACCGCATCGAGAACGACAGTCTGCGGACCATCTGCACCGCCCGCATCCAGACGCGGGAGGAGCAGGAAGCGGAGATGGCGGCACGGCGCGACGCCGAAGCCCAGGCGCTGCGCGACTACGAGCGCGAAATGGAACGGCGCAAGAAGAAGCAGGCGCGCGAGCTGCGCTTCTCCGGCGGCGACGATTCCGGCGGCACGGCGGTGGCGACGGTGGTGCGCAACGACGACAAGGTCGGGCGGAATGATCCGTGCCCCTGTGGCAGCGGGAAGAAGTACAAAAAGTGCCACGGGGTGGCGTAG
- a CDS encoding sensor histidine kinase: MHPVLQNNRRLAIYVAAWVPLGFLLAYLLHASGLPVGHAAALAGPLTLVLAFGLLPIWYTCRALPLSKYPGTALAAHGIDAVVVGWVWSLLARLLAFLYGWPMLDTAGMIAVWIPGILFYWLAAAGYYLTLEAERAQEAHGLAREAELRALKAQINPHFLYNSLNSISALTTTDAARAREMCVRLGDFLRRTLTLGEAQALVPLREELALIHSFVAVEQIRFGARLRFDEQVSDGALEVLVPPLLLQPLVENAVVHGISGLVEGGAVELRAVLREGALVVEVQNAYDPESTRRRSGGVGLRNVRARLEAVFGGRGLMEVSAADARFCVTLALPVEEGARA, from the coding sequence ATGCACCCGGTGCTGCAAAATAACCGCCGCCTGGCGATCTACGTGGCCGCGTGGGTGCCGCTGGGCTTCCTGCTGGCATATCTGCTGCACGCGAGCGGGCTGCCGGTGGGGCATGCGGCGGCGCTGGCGGGGCCGCTGACGCTGGTGCTGGCGTTCGGGCTGCTGCCCATCTGGTACACGTGCCGGGCGCTGCCGTTGAGCAAATATCCGGGCACGGCTTTGGCGGCGCATGGCATCGATGCCGTGGTAGTGGGGTGGGTATGGTCGCTGCTGGCACGCTTGTTGGCGTTTCTCTACGGTTGGCCGATGCTGGATACCGCGGGCATGATCGCGGTCTGGATACCCGGCATTTTGTTCTACTGGCTGGCGGCGGCCGGGTATTACCTGACGCTCGAAGCCGAACGGGCGCAGGAGGCGCATGGGCTGGCGCGGGAGGCGGAACTGCGGGCGCTGAAGGCGCAGATCAATCCCCATTTTCTGTACAACTCGCTCAACTCCATCAGTGCGCTGACGACGACCGATGCCGCCCGCGCCCGCGAGATGTGCGTGCGATTGGGTGATTTTCTGCGGCGCACGCTGACACTGGGTGAAGCACAGGCATTGGTGCCGCTACGCGAGGAACTGGCGCTGATTCACAGCTTCGTGGCGGTCGAGCAGATCCGTTTCGGGGCGCGGCTGCGGTTTGACGAGCAGGTCAGCGATGGAGCGCTGGAGGTGCTGGTGCCGCCGCTGCTGCTGCAACCGCTGGTGGAAAATGCCGTGGTGCACGGTATCAGCGGGCTGGTCGAAGGCGGGGCGGTCGAGTTGCGGGCGGTGTTGCGTGAAGGCGCGCTGGTAGTCGAGGTGCAGAATGCCTACGATCCGGAGAGCACGCGGCGGCGTTCCGGCGGGGTGGGCCTGCGCAACGTGCGGGCGCGGCTGGAAGCGGTGTTTGGCGGGCGCGGACTAATGGAAGTCAGCGCCGCCGATGCACGGTTCTGCGTGACGCTGGCGCTGCCGGTGGAGGAGGGAGCCCGTGCTTAG
- a CDS encoding type II toxin-antitoxin system VapB family antitoxin, producing MQRDGVAHGDGVVGVGQRDGEGVVIDDIALGPRHGIGPQGQGSEQRQSNGPAMEFHDWNCIRRGAPASTENSRRRVSLSHMTRTNLVLDEKLLAAAQCVAGAGTYSATVNHALAELVRINQLRGLDDWTGSGVWEGDLAAMREDKPRIPQGRRPRRRK from the coding sequence ATGCAGCGTGACGGTGTCGCGCACGGCGACGGAGTTGTTGGCGTCGGTCAGCGAGACGGCGAAGGTGTAGTGATCGACGACATAGCCCTTGGGCCGCGGCACGGTATCGGCCCACAGGGGCAAGGTAGCGAACAACGCCAGTCCAACGGCCCAGCCATGGAGTTTCATGACTGGAACTGTATCCGTCGGGGCGCACCGGCGTCAACGGAGAACTCACGCCGGCGTGTTAGCCTAAGCCACATGACGCGCACAAATCTTGTGCTGGATGAGAAGCTGCTGGCGGCAGCGCAGTGCGTGGCCGGCGCAGGGACCTATTCGGCCACGGTGAACCATGCGCTGGCGGAGTTGGTGCGGATCAATCAGTTGCGCGGTTTGGACGATTGGACTGGATCGGGGGTTTGGGAGGGAGACCTGGCCGCGATGCGGGAAGATAAGCCGCGTATTCCGCAGGGGCGGCGCCCGCGGCGGCGCAAATGA
- a CDS encoding YajQ family cyclic di-GMP-binding protein gives MAAQENSFDVASEVNPQEVANAVQQALKETSTRYDLKDAHTTMVWNEKEKKLMLATKDDYKLKAVTEILQQKLVKRGVSLKALQYGPIEAAAGSTVRQTVEVQSGIPSEKAREIVRVIKDSKKKVQASIQGEAVRVAGKDRDTLQEVIALLRGHDFGLDLQFVNYRSQ, from the coding sequence ATGGCCGCCCAAGAAAACTCCTTCGACGTCGCCAGCGAGGTGAACCCGCAGGAGGTCGCCAACGCCGTGCAGCAGGCGCTGAAGGAAACCTCGACCCGCTACGATCTCAAAGACGCGCACACGACCATGGTCTGGAACGAAAAAGAAAAAAAGTTGATGCTGGCCACCAAAGACGACTACAAGCTCAAGGCGGTGACCGAAATTCTGCAGCAGAAGCTGGTCAAGCGCGGCGTCTCCCTCAAAGCCCTGCAATACGGCCCCATCGAAGCCGCTGCGGGCAGCACGGTGCGGCAAACCGTTGAGGTACAGAGCGGCATCCCCAGCGAAAAGGCGCGCGAGATCGTGCGCGTCATTAAAGACTCGAAAAAGAAAGTGCAGGCCTCGATTCAGGGCGAAGCCGTGCGCGTCGCCGGCAAGGACCGCGACACCCTGCAGGAGGTCATCGCCCTGCTCCGCGGTCATGACTTTGGCCTGGACCTGCAGTTTGTGAACTACCGCAGCCAATAA
- a CDS encoding GGDEF domain-containing protein: MPATRAEIETLILKMLASRSNGEYKYNLTGRDAPGELERTFGEAWSAAQRRSAAEAFEGLRKGGLVRSTMTNPNDTENWVEITEAGRKSLSSPEPTSATAEISVVTDEWLAEITKPALNAGQPVAIAYADLDHFKQVNDRLGHEAGDLCIKGFAEVIASVLARKGEFRRGYARGDEFVAVFPNFTRREATSCCQRIREELMRLKIGAPVQVTASIGVADATETEPPDVKAAVTAAEQRMRLAKNTRDTVISGTETRRFI, from the coding sequence GTGCCAGCAACGCGCGCCGAAATCGAGACGCTCATCCTGAAGATGCTGGCCTCGCGCTCGAACGGCGAGTACAAGTACAACCTAACCGGCCGTGACGCTCCGGGCGAGCTTGAGAGGACGTTCGGCGAGGCTTGGTCAGCCGCACAGCGCCGCTCGGCTGCGGAGGCATTCGAAGGGTTGCGAAAAGGGGGCCTTGTCCGATCGACGATGACCAACCCAAACGACACTGAAAACTGGGTGGAGATTACCGAAGCTGGGCGAAAATCCCTCTCCAGCCCCGAACCCACATCGGCTACGGCCGAGATCAGCGTCGTGACCGACGAATGGCTGGCGGAGATCACCAAGCCAGCTCTCAACGCCGGCCAACCGGTCGCCATTGCATACGCCGACCTCGACCATTTCAAGCAGGTCAACGACCGCCTTGGTCACGAAGCGGGCGATCTGTGCATCAAAGGGTTCGCAGAGGTCATTGCCAGTGTGCTCGCCCGTAAGGGCGAGTTTCGGCGCGGTTACGCCCGAGGCGATGAGTTCGTAGCCGTATTTCCAAACTTCACGCGCCGCGAGGCGACGTCGTGCTGCCAGAGGATCCGCGAAGAATTGATGCGCCTGAAAATTGGCGCGCCTGTCCAAGTGACCGCAAGCATAGGAGTGGCCGACGCCACCGAGACCGAACCGCCGGACGTGAAGGCGGCGGTCACAGCCGCAGAACAAAGAATGCGGCTGGCCAAAAACACGCGCGACACTGTTATCTCCGGCACAGAAACGCGCAGATTCATCTGA
- a CDS encoding response regulator transcription factor, producing MLAHDARIEIVAECANGFDAVRAVALHSPDLLLLDIQMPKLDGFEVLEIIDKKLPVVFVTAHDEYALRAFEVHAVDYLLKPFTTERLQAAIDRALTRRPPDARELSAAVHPGPLERIVVRDGAKVTIIPVAKLDYAEAQDDYVALASEGNKYLKQQTIASLETALDPAQFIRIHRSCLVRLDRVARIEPAGKDSFMVVLHSGERLPVSRSGHARLKEVLGG from the coding sequence ATGCTGGCGCACGATGCGCGCATCGAGATTGTGGCCGAGTGCGCCAACGGCTTTGACGCCGTGCGGGCGGTCGCGCTCCATAGCCCCGACCTGCTGCTGCTCGATATTCAGATGCCCAAGCTCGATGGCTTTGAAGTGCTGGAGATCATCGACAAGAAACTGCCCGTCGTGTTTGTGACTGCGCATGATGAGTACGCGCTGCGGGCGTTTGAGGTACATGCGGTCGACTACCTGCTCAAACCCTTCACCACCGAGCGACTGCAGGCGGCGATTGACCGTGCGCTCACGCGCCGTCCGCCCGACGCCCGCGAGCTGAGCGCCGCCGTCCATCCGGGACCGCTGGAGCGGATCGTGGTGCGCGATGGCGCCAAGGTGACGATCATTCCGGTGGCCAAGCTTGACTACGCCGAAGCGCAGGATGACTATGTGGCGCTGGCAAGCGAAGGCAATAAATACCTGAAGCAGCAGACGATTGCCAGCCTGGAAACGGCGCTCGACCCGGCGCAGTTCATCCGCATTCACCGCTCCTGCCTGGTGCGGCTCGACCGCGTAGCGCGCATCGAGCCGGCGGGCAAGGATAGCTTTATGGTGGTGCTGCACTCTGGCGAGCGGCTGCCAGTGAGCCGGAGCGGGCATGCGAGACTGAAGGAAGTGCTGGGAGGCTGA